One Spea bombifrons isolate aSpeBom1 chromosome 1, aSpeBom1.2.pri, whole genome shotgun sequence DNA window includes the following coding sequences:
- the SGTB gene encoding small glutamine-rich tetratricopeptide repeat-containing protein beta — MSSLKRLVYAVIHFLREQSQRDDYTSDEQESLEVAVQCLETVFKIGPEDTHLATPKSLEEMFSQAYLKKEELTPIESFSSLPADIEKAEQLKDEGNNFMKEQNYEAAVDCYTQAVELDPKNAVYYCNRAAAFNQLGNHSNAVRDCEKAISIDVVYSKAYGRMGKALAAMNKYKEAIGSYQKALDLDPDNESYKSNLRLAEQKLRHVASPTSAGFGFDMTSLMNNPAFVSMAASLMQDPQIQRLMSGMMSNSGGGPAAGVGGLTDLSSLIQAGQQFAQQIQQQNPELIQQLRNQVRSRSFSGTTEEHS, encoded by the exons ATGTCCTCACTTAAACGACTCGTATATGCAGTCATCCACTTCCTGAGAGAGCAGAGTCAGCGGGATGATTACACATCAGATGAGCAGGAAAGTTTGGAAG TGGCAGTTCAGTGTCTGGAGACTGTCTTTAAGATTGGCCCAGAAGATACACATCTTGCAACTCCAAAGTCTTTGGAAGAAATGTTCTCACAAGCTTATCTGAAG AAGGAAGAGTTAACACCCATAGAATCGTTTTCATCTTTACCAGCAGATATAGAAAAGGCTGAGCAGTTAAAGGATGAAG GTAATAACTTTATGAAGGAGCAGAATTATGAAGCAGCCGTGGATTGCTATACACAGGCTGTAGAGCTGGATCCAAAGAATGCAGTTTATTATTGCAACAG ggctgctgcATTTAACCAACTGGGGAACCACAGTAATGCTGTAAGAGACTGCGAGAAGGCCATTTCGATTGATGTCGTGTACAGCAAGGCCTATGGAAGAATGGG GAAGGCACTAGCCGCTATGAATAAATACAAAGAAGCAATTGGCAGCTACCAGAAAGCGCTAGATCTGGATCCTGACAACGAATCATATAAATCAAATTTAAGATTAGCAGAGCAGAAACTTCGACATGTAGCCAGCCCG ACAAGTGCAGGATTTGGGTTTGATATGACCAGCCTAATGAACAACCCAGCTTTTGTCAGCATG GCAGCAAGCTTAATGCAAGATCCGCAGATACAACGGCT GATGTCGGGAATGATGTCCAATTCTGGAGGAGGTCCAGCTGCTGGAGTGGGGGGATTAACAGATCTTTCAAGTCTCATACAAGC GGGACAGCAGTTTGCTCAGCAGATCCAGCAGCAAAACCCTGAGCTTATACAGCAGCTGAGGAATCAGGTGAGAAGTCGGTCATTTAGTGGAACCACAGAGGAGCATTCATGA